The nucleotide window TCACGCTGAGCTTCTCGAAGCGCAGTAGAAGGGTACATTTCAAAATAGCGCCAATTAGCATGTACGGTTGGTACCATAGGATTTCTGGGATGCAATACTAAACTCAATCCACAGGCAAAAAAATCAGCATCTTTAACACCAAAATAAGCTTGCATGCTTTTTGGTAGCGCACCATGAACAGCAGAAATATTAACTCCACCTTTTTCAAATACATTACCATTTTCTATAACACGAGTTCGGCCACCACCTCCTTCTGGTCGTTTCCAGAGGTCTTCTTGAAATTTTGCTTTGCCATCAATAGCTTCAAGCTTAGAAGTTATGGTATCTTGTAATTCTTGTATGTAGTTGTAAAATTTATCTTTCATAGGCCTTGCAGGTTTTTCAAACCTAGCAGGTCTTGCGTTTTCTTCGTTATCGATTTGAGTGTCAAAATCAGACATAATTGTTTGATGCGTGTATTTAAAATTATCTAAGTTATCAAATAGAGTTATAATGTAGTCTCTAGATGCCTTAGAAACAAAATCTAAGCTTGATATATAAGAATTATATGATGAAAATTTATAATCTTCAAAATTTGTTACTATTCTATGATTTTCAGGGTTTTGATGTATATATAAAATGAGTTGTTTTAAATATGTTTCATCTTTAACTTCTTTTCTTTTAAATGGTCTTTCAAATAATGCTCCTGTTCGCTGGTTTTGTTTATTGAAGGCTTTGGTGTAGGCATTAAAAAAGTTAGATAGGGCTTGATTAACTTCTTTTGTTTCATCTAAGACTTCAATTGCAAAGTGATAGTGATTGTTTAAAAGGCAAAAGGCAAGTATGTTTATTTTAGAGTCTAAGTGCTTTTGTGCAAGCTGTAAGAAGTAAGACATATTATCGTCATTCTTAAAAACTACAGTACTGTTAATGCCTCTATTGTATATATGATATAATTTTCCTTTTTCTAATTTTTCCATTTTTCAAAATATAGACCTGCTAGGTTTTAAAAACCTGCTAGGTCTAGATATTATAAAGTTCATATAACTCCATATCCAAGGGAGCTTCTCCTGGAGGAGTATATTCATTTAGAAGTGTTTTTTGCCACACAAAATTATTGTTTTTAGCAACATTAGCACTGGCAATATTGTCTTTATGCGTTATAATTTGAAGGGTTTCTAATCTCAGTGTGTTAAATGCATATGTGTTAAGTTCTGCAATGGCTTCAGACATTAACCCTTTGCCCTTTAGGTTGTAGTCAATGCAATAAGCATATTCACCTTGTTTGGCATCCCAATTGAGCTCTTTAATGTAGATAAGACCTACTAGTTTTCGGCTTTCAGAATGTTTTAAAGTAAATAAAAACTCTTCGTTATTTCTAAATTGTTTCACCTTTTTATCGACGAATAACTGTGATAACGCTGGGTTTAAATTCTGCTGCAACGTTAATGGAAAAAAACGTTTTAATCGATCTGAATTGGCAATACAAAAATTACAAATTTTCCAGGCATCGCCTTCGTGTACAGCACTAATTTCAAAATCGTTAAAGCGTAATGTCATTTGCTAAGGTCTATTTTGTCAAAAGGTTCAAAACCAATCTCTTCATCATCATCAAACAATAAATCTACAGCAATTACAGAGGCTGAGGTTACACTAAGTGGCAGCACTAAAATAACACCAACCACAGGAATGAGTAATAATAGTAAAAATCCAATACCATTGCCAATAGCTAAACCTCTATGTTGTCTAATAAATGCCACACTTTCTTTATACTTAAAATGGCGCTCGAGTGTGTAATCCATATTGGCAAAACCTGCATAATACGCCTGAACTAAAAAGAGTAAAACGGTTGAAAAAATATTTACAACTGGAATAAGCTTAAGAACTAATATTGGTAGTGTGTAAAGCAGTTCTTTAGATAGGTTTCTTAAGCCAATTCTAATGCCTCTAACAAGCTGTTTGCTAAAATTAGTACTCACATAATTCTTAGCAGGTTTGCCAGTAAAGTAAGCTTCAATTTTTTCTGAAACAGGGCTCATAAAAGGCGAAGACAATGCCATTATAATGTGCTTATAGAGAATTAGCCCTATGGCAAAAATGACAATGCCACCAATAAAGGTTGAAATGGCTGTAAACGTTGTTTTGCCGGTTTCCCAAATCCAAATACCAGCCAGCCATTCGCCAAGATTATCTGACAATCCGTAAGCCGAAACAAAAATCATAGCAAATACAACAACACTTATTATTACAGGAATAACGAAATATTTCCACAATTTTAA belongs to Winogradskyella sp. J14-2 and includes:
- a CDS encoding GNAT family N-acetyltransferase yields the protein MTLRFNDFEISAVHEGDAWKICNFCIANSDRLKRFFPLTLQQNLNPALSQLFVDKKVKQFRNNEEFLFTLKHSESRKLVGLIYIKELNWDAKQGEYAYCIDYNLKGKGLMSEAIAELNTYAFNTLRLETLQIITHKDNIASANVAKNNNFVWQKTLLNEYTPPGEAPLDMELYELYNI
- a CDS encoding EI24 domain-containing protein, producing the protein MIQNIFRGLQVYTGAYGLISKLKLWKYFVIPVIISVVVFAMIFVSAYGLSDNLGEWLAGIWIWETGKTTFTAISTFIGGIVIFAIGLILYKHIIMALSSPFMSPVSEKIEAYFTGKPAKNYVSTNFSKQLVRGIRIGLRNLSKELLYTLPILVLKLIPVVNIFSTVLLFLVQAYYAGFANMDYTLERHFKYKESVAFIRQHRGLAIGNGIGFLLLLLIPVVGVILVLPLSVTSASVIAVDLLFDDDEEIGFEPFDKIDLSK